The Rosa rugosa chromosome 1, drRosRugo1.1, whole genome shotgun sequence genomic sequence aattccggTGAAGCAAAATCGAAGAGCTCCTTAGAGCAATTGGAATCTCAGATCCATGAGCTTCAGATCTCCACACTCTCCATATCCACCAAGCAAACCGAGCTCCAGACCTCACAGTCTCACCTCCACAAGCTCATCGCCCTCGACAACCTCCCCGTATTCCACGGCCGCGCCGGCAACCAGAATGCCGTCGACTGGCTCACCGCCACCGAGCGCCACTTCGCCTACCTCGACATCCCCGCCGCCGACCGAGTCAAGATCGCCGCGACTCGCTTGCGCGGCGACGCGAGCCCCTGGATGTGCTGGTACGAGTCTCGGTACCCGGCGAGTGCGCCGTGGTCGATTTTCCGGCACGAGTTTCTGAGGTTTTTCCGGCCGGAGACGCTCATCGCCGCCGTGTGTAATTTGGAGCAGAAGAGGTCGGTGAAGGAGTATGAGGTGGAGTTTCTGAGGCTGGCTGCCGGAGGTGGGGATCCGTCGCCGGAGTGGAGCGATGAGGAGTTGATGAGGCATTTTGTTGGTGGATTGAAGGAGGAGATACGGCGGAAGGTGGAGTCGTTTCGGCCCAAAACCCTAGCTGACGCCATGGATTTTGCTCGCAATGTGGAGGCTGAAAGTGCATAATGGTATTACTCTTAGGCTCTTAGCTCGTAAAGACTAATAGATTTGGGTAGTTAGCTCAGCTCTGATTCGGCTAATTGCAGTTTATATATGAACTAGTATATTCTTATAGTAGTACTTGGTAGCTCTGGCTAAGTAGCTAGCAACCTTTTGGGTATAATTGAAGTTGGATTGTGGAGCCATATTGAGGGAGAGGCATAGACTCGTAATTCCATAGTGATGAGACAGCTAGGAATATATGATATTTCATTGTCAAGAACAGCTTACAGCTATGAATATAGTATGAGGAAATGTTGCGACGGTTTACAATATCAATATTAGTCaaattgcatgtttcttttctttcatttatttcCTTTGTCTTCTTTTTGTTCATACTCTGATTCTATCATGACTCTGATTCATCAGCATATGTGTGGCATTCATCCTTTTTGTTCCATGAGGCAATTCAAGTATTTAAAAGGAAAGTTTCTACTATGTGTTGTGATGTGCAATATGTATGGTCCTTTTTGCAATATTAACTAACTTGTATATCGTATAAGCCATATCGACTTTAGCTGGAACTCCAGAGAGTTCAGTTTGATCTTAATGAACAAAGAAGGCAAATATGGTTAGGCATGTGGTTCACATGGATAATAAAATTATGGTCAAGTTTAAGCATAGAGTCAAATGCAGTTCATAGCATATGGTGTAGTATATGATggttattttctttgaatttcataTTCCACTTCATGAGCATTGAGGTGGAATAACCACCTCCTCGAGTTAGTAGGGTGAGCTATGGGTGGGGGAAGGTAACTTTAGACGACATTCTTCATTTTAGGCTGTTGGAGGATTTGCAGACTCACTGAGAAGAACTTATGGTACCTGATTATAAGAACATCCTGGATTTAAAGACCTGGGGAATCTAGGAGATGCCTCACACTCGCAGGCCAGCCTAAGTCAAACAGCTATAGTTGCATCATATGACATTGATTAGTTTCTTTAATTGTAGCAACAGAAGTAATGAAGAAGGAAAGCCTTCTTGTATGTGTTGTAATGTGCAATATGTATGGTTTTTTTGGCAATGTTAACTAGCTAGGTTATACAGTATACTATGGCTTCACTATAGCTGGAACTCCAGAGAGTCAATATGATGTTAATGAACAAAGAAGGACCAGAGACTAACTGAGGTGATGTTCTGAAGCCAAAAGTTAGGGTGTTCAAACTACCCTGCCCTACTAAAAGTCCCTTTTCCGGCCATACTGTAAATACTAACCTTTTCCCATTCATGGTGAGTGGTTATCAGTGCCTAATAGCCTTATAATACCATAAGAAAAGTGAAACTTGAGTCGGGACACATGCATCTGATGTTGCCAGAGAAATTGAGTGCTATGATTGATCAACATTGAGCCTTGAACATAGTTCAATTCCTCGAACAACAGCCAATGCATTACACTTGGTTGAGTCTTAAGTCTTAGCCTTGTCCAAAATAGATCTCGtccaaactctctctttctttctttcgttGTTTTTCTTCCTTgtggagaaagaaagaaagagagagtttggaGGACTTCTATATGGATCTCTTCCTTCAAGCATAAAGATACAAAAACTGATATTTTGGTGGTAGATAAGTACATTACCGTAGGATTAAACTAAAAAAGGATCtcgttttctcttcttttcccaTGTAGTTCTCAAGATGGAAAGTACATGGCTTGAGAACTACATGGGGAAAGGAGAAACTTCAGAACTTACCTGCTAATTAAActagagagatgagagagtgaATGAATGATGATTGAGATGGAATGGGGCTACTCTAAATGGTCTTATGTAGAAGAGTTCGAGATTACGAATAAATAGATGAATCACATGTTCACATGTTCCTAGTGTGAGTTTCTTGCTAGTACATGGTTTGTTGCTAGCTACATCCATGGTGTGTGACTGTGTTGTACTACTGCATCAGCAGCATGCACTTCCTGCTCTCTTTACCAGAGGCAACAAGTAACATGCATATTAACCTAAAATTTGGGCACATGCCATATAATTTGGTTTCATCATACTAATTAGATTATAAGAGTCAAGTACTTAAAAGTTCAACAAATCAAAAGCGAATTGCAAATTGGTCCCCAAAATTAAGAAGAAGATACAGTGAATTGCAATAAGCTAGAGCTCTCAAGGGTCAGCTaaactccttttctttttccacaGTTAATACAAGCATACAACATGTATCCAAAAGGTGCATGTACCACAGCGTTACTCGAAGAGAAAAGTGCACGTACATTCTTACTAATACATTCTTAGGTGTGTAAATTTGAGTGGTAAAATCGTACATTTTTAGAGAAAGGTACATGTACCGGTACCACAACCCTTTTTTGATAAAGCTACCGCAACCTTTTTTTTAACTAGTAAACAAATTCGTGTGATGCTGCAGGATAAAACTCAATGCCAAAATTGTAACTCATATCATTGTATATAAATATTGTACAGTAACGAAGATTTATCAAATTGACAACTTATCAGTTCGATTACAACCTTTCTTGCACACGCACATACACATCCATGTTTGTTCATAAATGTCAGCTTAATTTACACTATATGCTTCATAATTATTTGATCCTTGGTTAAACAAACACATTCAAAAGAGCTTGCTAATTCCACCTGAATTTCCTTGCGAAGAGTTGTTGATATCTATCGATATTTTTTGTCCATTTCCCAAATACTtgaaatataaacaaaaacaaaaggataATAATACTACCGAAACTTGCCACGAACTAGTAAGCATGTTTTGGTGCATGATCAAGCACATTCTATCGTAGGATACAATTGAAGTGCAAAAGCATATGTCCTTTTGGTTTAGGTCTTTCCATTCCAAACCATAGACTTGAACATTCACTCAGTATAGTATCGTAGCCAAAAATTTTATCTATGAGGATcaaaactttaaaaaaaaaaaaaacacactaaAATTACTAATCTAAAACTATATTATATAACTTATTATATATAAGTAAAATTTATATTAAAAAAGTGAGTAAAATTGAATGAGTTGTCGCCCACCTTGCAAACGAGAAGAACTCAAGAAGTAAAGCAAAAGAAATTTTAATATATCAGTTTCTCGTTGTGTACTTTTGTTGGCTTCTGGAAGGCCTAGCTGTCCTTGTGTAACAGTTTCTCTTTAATATATCAGTTTCTCGttgtttacaaaaaaaaaaaagtaaagcaaaagaaaaagaaacggctgagaagagaggaataaggggacaaaaaaaaaatataagatCAAAGAATCttctaaaatattttttttattgattaaTAGAATGTACAAAATTTTGTTGAAAACATTTAGTTCTACGTGGATTCTTAATTCATATTGAGGAGATTTTGTTTTTTAGACCGGTTACAATCAAATTAAACTTGAATTTAAAGAGTCTTGTTAGCTGCCATTTTTACAAAGAACAAACTTTTATCCCTTATATTTTGTTGGCTTGTTTTGATATCTTGTGTTAAAAACATTGTGGGTGAGTGAATTTGTCGAAGTATATATCAGATCATTCTAATTTCTAAATCAGAGGGTTCTTGCTATATAGTTCATCACTATTCCATTCTAGCTTGAACCCAAACTAGGCCTAAAATCTGATTTGTTGTGACGGTTTACAATATCAATATCAGTTTAAGAAGGAAAGTCTTCTACTATGGTCTTTTTGCAATATTAACTAACTTGCATACAGTAAAAGCCATATTGGCTAGCTATAGATTAAAATGTTCTTACACGAAAAAAGGAAATCATGAAGTCAAAGGATATATAGGAGAAAGATATCATCAATTACCATGGATTCATTAATGTACAGACACAGTAAACAAAGGATGGAACTAAATTTCGGtgaacaaaagagaaaaaataaatcaaCGCTAACTAATTTTGTTTCAATCAAAACACTTTaattggaaattattctatgcactaACGCTGCAAATGAAACAATATTTATAAGATAATCTCAATCATTTATGTACTGAATCCTCCCACCCCCACTTCAATTCCTCTGACATTTGCCTGTGTTTGGTCCTTTGTTTTGTCTGTTCTTTGTCCAGAGAAGAAGTTCTCAAAACTTTCTCTTTCTTCCTTTGTTTTGCTGTCAGTGTTTGTGGATCTCTTCCTTCTGGCCTGAAATTTTTTTCCCTGCTCTTTTGATTCTTTTCGATCGTAGACTGATATAGTTCTCCACCCACATTGTTGTTTCTATAAGGGTTGAACTCAAAAAAGTTCTGGAGTTTGTCTTCCTTGGCCATGTAGTTTTCAAACTCATTCCCTAGCAGACTCCTCAAATAATCGAATTGAATCCACTGATACCATGACGGTAATACCAGTTCTTTTTCACAAAGAGGTATACGTGCTCCCGGGAAATCAAGAGTCTTGAAATACTTCACAACATGTGGGTTCATGTTTAGACTGCtcaatttcttcaaaatcaTCTCCCTGAGTGTTTCTCTCAACTGCGAATATGACAAGCTTGAATCATTTGCTCCATTCCAGAATTTGTCAAGGCTATCAATCTCGAAAATCAATGCTAGTGCTTCACATGCTGCCGCATGAACTGTGTCATCATAGTTGTCCAACAGGTTCATGAAGAAGGAAATTGCCCCTGTCCAATAGTGCAATCCCCCTTTTTCCATGCTAGTAAGAAGAAACAGCCAAGAATATATTGCAGCAACTAGGATCTCCGAAGAATGCTTCTTTCGGTTATTTACATCATCACTACCGGATTCCGATTTGAAATTCATCATGAAGTCCCAAATAACCTTCATTGCAGCTTGAGTCTCCTCTGCATTAATTCCACCGAAAAAGGTAACAACTCCCAAACATTCCAACATCTTTGTTGTGTTGGTTCCAGCCTTCTTTAGACAAGCAGTGGTGGAAGATACAGCAAGAAACTCCCTGTAAATTTCAGACATCTTGTCTTGACAATCGACGATGATTGAGAGCAAGCCGATAACTTTCAATGAATACTGAACCTCTTTGGTGGAACCCTTCTTTACACCGCACAAGCATCGGTAGAAAAGCTCTACAACATAACTCTTTTTCAAGTCTTCATGATCCAACTCTTGGTTTAGCAGTGCAATTACTCCGGCCAACGCCTTGGCTCGCTCCGGTCCACGTTTGTCATACAACTTGTCAATTAACCAAGGAGAGGCTTTTGCAGGTTGAGGTGCTACTTGAGGTGTGTTTTCCACAATCACAGCAGTCGCAGCATCATCATCTTGATCATGTTGTCTAGTTTCTATTTCGCGTTTAATCTCGCGCTTTATTGACCCTGGTGTTTCTGTGTCCTGGAGCTTTTTTCTAAGTGTTTGAGTGTCGATCCTGTGAATGTCTTGCATGAGAGCGGGGAGAACGTCTCTTTTTCTTGGTGGAGCAACCTTTTGTCTAGATGCCTTGAAGTTCGAAGACGCAGAACTTGTTCTCCTGACGCAGTTTGAAGGGCCAGAAGAAGAACGATTGTAGTTACCTCTCATCATCCTGCCCATTTCGAATGACCCCTTGAGAATTCAAAAGGTTGAGGTGAGAGCAAATGCCAAATTTGGTGTTGAAATTGGGATGGAAGTGATGGTGGCGATAGGTGATGTATATAAAGGGTTTTGTTTTGCGTTCCTATTCCCACCTGGTTACAGAATCCTCCTCCAACACGGATTAGGAATTTCCTATCTCCTACTTGAATTTAAGTCCTATTGGTTACCTCTTCCTAATTCTTTGGTTTACCCCTTTCCTATTAGGAAATGGTAATGAACGGTCTTTTAGTCAATATTCCTTTTTCAATTGTTTAATTATAATATTTCAATtgtttaattatataagatatctcaaaaaggaaatttattttaatatttttcttttaggtaAAATACGTAAATAGGTAGATAGGTTTAAAgatgattaacaaaaaaaatgtcTCGCAATTAATCCCAGCAAGGCAGCAAGTAAAGGATTGGTTACTAACTAATTAAAGTCTTGCAATTGTTGCACTTTGCAACAAATTAACAATGCAATTCATGTGTTAATTgacaaatacaaaagaaaaagtgaaaGAGAAGGGTCTGCTAAATTGGACGCTACCCTTTGTACAGACTTGGACGACACTTGGTCTTTGTGGGATGTCCTATCTTTCTCAACCTGTCTGCGACAAAAAGCCAGAGTCCCTACACCGGAAAATTTCAATCACACACAATGTTGAAACCAATGACAGACTAAAAGTTCAGTCTCTAACCATCGAAATGGAATAGTATTGTGTAGGTCGGATGTACATGTGCTATTGGGTCAAAAAAATCTTACTACGTTTCATTAGTGGGTCGGACGTGCATCTTGGAACCACCTATCTATCACTACACAGAGAGTGCTGCTGCTACTTGCAGCCATGggacctctctctctttcatctaCAGCAGTATCACTATTTGAATTTGTAGCCTCAAGGACAAGCGTGGAACTTTGGATAAGCTAAAAGCACTAGGATTCAAATTATAGCTTTTCCCACAAACATGGCTTGGTGCTTCTCCCTCTGTGATATTTTATTAACTACTATTATTAGTTGTCACGATCAGAGCTTTTCCAAGTTTTATTTCCACAGACCAAACATTAATGGTTCTGGGTTGGCATTCATCACATTTCAAAAGTCACTCTTTGAACATGCCGTTCAAAGCCCCCTTTGCAATCGGAACCCAACAGTTTCAGAAATATTTGCAACAAATGTTCCCCTCAACTCTAGAGACGGATAATCAACACACTTCAAATGTTAAACAACTACTAACCTAAAAAATTTAAGCTGTAATTCGAAAAAGAAAACACGAACTCGGATTTATCTTTgtgtaaagaaagaaaattaaggAGCTGCGTTATCAACAGTAAATCCATTGGATACTAAAAATACATAGTAAAGCAATAATATATATGATAaagaagggtttttttttttttttgagaatatgataAAGAAGGGGTTGGGGTCTTTTTAAACATGCCGGTTTTGACAGAGTGTGACCTAAAGGCACATTGTTGGTGTTTTATGGTAAAGGATATAGAAATCAATGATTGCAACCACGCTCCAATCATTCAAATaatggagaaggagaagaagatgaaatggttGAGGGCTTCTCTGGCGTATAGGACTACACGTGCAATAAGCAATATGAGTTGCttgccttaaaaaaaaaactttaaaacgagttcatatatatatgtacgtatCTTTTGGGGATCATTATTTGGATTAAAGACTCGTATATACTTGAAGGTTTTCAGAAGAGTTTCTATTTTGGCATTGCATTATTGTTTATTAGGAAACACTTTGGTTGAGGGATTACACTCAACAATCAACTATATAATAAAACCAAACCCTTTTATTTGTATTAATGTACCATAGTGCATGATTGAGTTTTGATTATAATATCCATATGTTTCATTCTTAAGTAAATGACATAACCACATGATTCACACCCCAATTGAAATTGTATTCTTTCAACAGTTTCTTGTAAGATATATTTATCTTGAATATCCTATTGGTGTGAATAAGTCGGTGTTTTGGCTGGAATTGCCAATCAAAATGACTTGCTGGATTAGAAGAATTGAGAAATTACGACCGACATCTTTAATGATAATTGATTAATCGctaatttaatatttagaatCAAGCTAGCATTTAATGATGACGAAAGAAAATAACGATGATTGGGTGCAAGGTGCATCTAGCTAGCCACTACACTCGCCCAACTGGCTAGTTtacgaagaagaagagaattaatCGATTATATCGTGAGTCTTCCAAAAAACTCAAAACTATACAATATATATCAAGTTTAAGTCGTAACGAAGCTGTTTTCGTGTTTTTTGATGTAATATGCAAACCCCAGTGAAAGATGACCAAATATTTGAGAAATTGAGTACTTAAATGAAATCACAGATCAAGTTGTAATGACATTAACTTGTGATCGATGTTACAAGCTTTGTTGTTAGAGAGAGGTTACGAAATTTAATAACAAGAAACAACAAACGTATAAGCCAGACCCTAATATTATTTCATTTCAAGTCTTGCACAGTATCTCTGTCTTCCTAAAAAGCCAACTCCTTTCCCGGCTAAGTTTTTTCTAGCTTATTCTCTTTCTCCACAAGCAAAACCCTACCCAACTCAAAACCTTTATACAAATGCAACCATACCACCACTGATAGACCCACCACAACCACCATGCCTCGCCGTCACCAATCACCCTCTCCGCTCCTCTCTCTGCCGGTtctcatcatcctcctccccacCATCATCTTACTCTTCCTCATCTACACCATCCCTCCACTTGTATCCCTCACCTCCCAACTCCTCCAGCCCACCGTCTCCGTCAAGAAAAGCTGGGACTCCCTCAACGTCTTCCTCGTCATCTTCGCCATTCTCTGCGGCGTCTTCGCTAGAAAAAACGACGACGGCTTGCCTGATCCCGACGACGATCACGTCCATATTCACAATGCTTCCGACCCTTTACTTGGTTCGGCCATTAACAGAACCACCTCATCTCCACAATCAGAACCAGCACTTCATATTCCGCAGCAGCAATGGTTTGGATACTCGGAGACAACTTCCAAGATGTATGACACTCCGGTTAGGACCCCGGAAAACGTCGGCGGAGGCCGGTTGAGGAGGAGAAGCTCGTACCCGGATCTGAGGCAAGCCGAGTCTCTGTGGCAAACTGTAGATGATGATCAAAGTAAGTCTCAGTTTCGTTTCTTTGATGACTTCGAAATCAGCAACTATAGAACTCACCGACAACACAGAGAGAGCAGCTCCGATGATGTTAAGGAGATTCCAGTGGATACTTTCGTACTTCAATCTTCTTCGCCGGCTCCAAAGCCTCCGGCACCATCGCCTCCGCCTCCTCCGCCGCGTCATGAGAAACAAAGGACGTATGAGACGGTTGGTCGACGTAAAGTGGAAGATGTGAAAGTCGAGGAAGTTCGATCTACGCCACCTCCGCCGCCACCGCCTCCACGGCCAGTAGCTCCGCCGTCGCCAATGCGGGTTAGATCGGACCAGAAACACGGGAGGCTTGAACGGAGGAAGAGTAACGTGAAGAAGGAGATAGCGATGGTATGGAATTCAGTCGTTCTTTCCAatcagagaaagagaaagaggaggCAGAAGGCTACAAGAAACAACATTTACGATACTGCCACTCCGGAACCTCCGCCGGAACAACCGCAACCGCCGCCTCCTCCACCTCCGCCGCCGCCCTCTTCTGTTTTTCATAATTTATTCAAGAAGGGAAGCAAAACTAAAAAGGTACATTCGGTCTCAACCACAgcagcaccaccaccacctccaccgccgccgccgccgacaGTTTCAGCACGAAAACATCAGACCCGGAGCTCTAATCAGCCACCGGCACCGGCACCGACAACCCCGCCGCGTCCACCGCCCGCAGCACACTCCCGGCGCCGGCCGCCATTGCCGACAAAACCAAGCACCTCCTACGAGGACAATGTGAACAGCGGCTGCCAGAGCCCGCTGATTCCGATTCCGCCGCCGCAGCCGCCTTTCAAAATGCCGGAGCTGAAGTTTTTCGTGAAGGGAGACTTTGTTAAGATACGGAGCGGCCAGAGCTCACGGTGTGGGTCCCCTGAaccggaggaggaagatgatGCAATGCCAGGTGGCAAGGGAGAGTCACAGTCATCGACAGTGAAGATAACCGACGGTGCTGGTCGCGGGTCGCCGTCGGTGTTCTGCCCCAGCCCTGATGTCAACACGAAAGCTGACAACTTCATTGCGAGGCTTAGAGATGAGTGGAGGCTCGAGAAGATGAACTCACTCAGggaaaagaagatgaaatgatCGAAATAACCGCAGTACTGGTTAATTTTTACCATTTTTTTACTGGGTTGCATACACAGATTTACAGTCAAGTTAACACATTACAGTATGGTACAGAGAGTATGGTGGTAAAGGAAAACATGGGAAGGCAAGCAAACTAGGGCTCTGATTGTGGTTTTTTGTTCATCTTTTGGAGCACCACCGTTTGGATTCTTGGTCTGATGATATGATATGAGTAATGAGTGTGTATAATCATATATTACTTTGGGGCAATGGGTTTCCGGGTGTGatcttattttttttcctcacgTCTCGGAGCTCATTGTCGAAatatggagtttggatttcagATTTCGGGTGTATTGTTGATACTGGTATTGTACAAGATATGTTCTTGAGTTATGAAATTGACCTATTTGATTAGAGAGCAGAGTAGGTCTCTGAAATCTCATGGTGCTTTAATTTTACCTCTTCTTGTTTGCATTTAGTCTCATCGACTATACTACAGGGAGGAGATTGAAGAGTAGAGAAGCGTGTGAATCATTGGGTCAACATACTAATGAGCTGTGAGGATGGATGGGGTCATTTGCTTTATGTCAAATTTAAAGAAAATGGGGCAAGCTAGGTGGGGAACTGGGGTGGTTTAAAGTAAAAGAGAAGTCACTGATGAAACAGAATCCGGGACAGGAAATGATTGCaactcagaccaaaaaaaagaaatgattgCAACAACTTAAATTCAAGAATGGTATGAGCCCTATTAGGCAAGTTAAGGAGTGTGGAGTACTCTAAAATGGGGACCGGAACCTCTGTACAGATATCTCTTTCGGGACGAGCCTTAACCATCTCCGGTACTGATCAAGCTAATTGATAACTAGCATTGAATCAACAAAAGTTTTTGAAATGTGGTTTTACCCCCAAAGTGCATTTAGGAACAAAAAGAGAAGCACATCAAATCCAGCTACCATAAGCATCCTTTTTGGCAATTTAAGTAAGCCTAGCAGGCCCCATTGCTGCACCAATCAAGCACTTGAATACAAAGCGAATGGACAGAGTAGCTTTTGCTCAAGGGGGTCCAAAGTAGTTGTGCATGGCCGGTGGCATAAATTCGGTACATAGGTTGGGCTACAAATGGGACAGTTTCAATGCCAGCCTAAATCCCTAGTTTTTAACCCTTTGGATAGGGTAGAGGAAATAAATTTTGGGCAAATTTATGACAAATCAAGGGTCATGCGGTGGATGATGGCACCATTTTCTTCAAGTTCGGTGATAAAGTGTAATGGCACCATTTATCGCATGatcctctattttattttagttttttattaaATCTCTTGTCAATCAGATTCAGATTGACCTAAATCCTTCGAGTTCATAGGGGTAAAGGTCTTATTACATCCAGGAAGAACAACTCTTACCAATATTAAGGACAATGGATTAGACAGTCCcacagggggggggggggggtaaaaGTTCACTGTAGGTTCTATATAACATTGCAAACGAAAAGTGAGATCAGATCTCAATCCAAAACCCTTATCAACTAAACCCGAAATGGGAAGCCAAAGTTGATGCAAGAGAAAACATATAAAACAAAGTCCAATAAATATATAACCTGTATTGTTGTTATACATGAGGTTCCATCTACTtttagaataaagaaaaaaagaatattaCACCACTTAATTACAAATTGCTCCCACAACCACAAAATAACGACCCCTAACAAAATGCTTTCACTCAAAAACCAGTAGACGACCTTCCTTTAAACCCGAAAAACAAGAAGCTACTGGGCACCAACAATGCCTGTTACCAGGCATTTCATCACATAAATTGTGATATGACTAACTAACAAATGCCCTCCTGTTGATAAAACTTGAGGGAAAAGAATGAACTCGCCCGGCCATCCATCAAACCAAGATAGAAGCCATGAGCTGATAAAACAAGCACTATTCACATGGATGAGTACAAACGATGAGACTGTATGCACAGGTTTCAGCACATCAATTGATGTACTTCTGCGTCTCGGATATAACGATGAGGACTGATTTGAACATCAGAGACTATGACCATCAACATCACTCTGAGCGGGGGAGTAAGAACCCAAATCCTGAGTGTTCACGGATCAACGGTGGAGGTTCAATGTCGGTTATATCTACTTGTTGCATTGTCTTAGAGATATCGTCCACCGAGAATGGTATGCTGGATTTAAAGTTCATAAAACATAAGCAacagaaggggaaaaaaaattgaGCTATCAATCCCACTGTGATTCAGAAACATGGATTATTACCTTGAGTCGTCGTCTAGTAGGAAAGAGCTGCTTACAGCATTGTTGGAATCCTCGGTCATCATGACTCTCATGCTTGATATAACCTGTATAATCCAGAAGAGTTTATTTAAAATGTTTTTAAGAAGAGAAACAGGGTCTGGAAAACCAAAATCCAAGGACAAAGGTAACAAACTAAACACTATATAATGGATAGCATAGATTATTAAATCTAGCGCCTTTTGAACTTACATCTGAAGACACACTATGTGTGCCATATTTGTCATCCCAGTACATTGTACTGATCCTGTACAGCTGCTGTATGCTAAGCACAGGACAGA encodes the following:
- the LOC133734782 gene encoding uncharacterized protein LOC133734782 yields the protein MPRRHQSPSPLLSLPVLIILLPTIILLFLIYTIPPLVSLTSQLLQPTVSVKKSWDSLNVFLVIFAILCGVFARKNDDGLPDPDDDHVHIHNASDPLLGSAINRTTSSPQSEPALHIPQQQWFGYSETTSKMYDTPVRTPENVGGGRLRRRSSYPDLRQAESLWQTVDDDQSKSQFRFFDDFEISNYRTHRQHRESSSDDVKEIPVDTFVLQSSSPAPKPPAPSPPPPPPRHEKQRTYETVGRRKVEDVKVEEVRSTPPPPPPPPRPVAPPSPMRVRSDQKHGRLERRKSNVKKEIAMVWNSVVLSNQRKRKRRQKATRNNIYDTATPEPPPEQPQPPPPPPPPPPSSVFHNLFKKGSKTKKVHSVSTTAAPPPPPPPPPPTVSARKHQTRSSNQPPAPAPTTPPRPPPAAHSRRRPPLPTKPSTSYEDNVNSGCQSPLIPIPPPQPPFKMPELKFFVKGDFVKIRSGQSSRCGSPEPEEEDDAMPGGKGESQSSTVKITDGAGRGSPSVFCPSPDVNTKADNFIARLRDEWRLEKMNSLREKKMK